Part of the Aquimarina sp. MAR_2010_214 genome is shown below.
TGGGATATTATCTATTTGTGCAATCCAAAAAAGTACTCTCCAGCAGTGCTTTTTCTTCTATAGAACATCTGGTAACTTCTAAAAGACCTCGAAATATCATTTTTGGAAGTATTGACATTCTGGCTATTCTTACTACAGTGTTTGGCCTAGTCGCTGCAATAGGTCTAGGAACTACACAGATCGAAGGCGGTTTAAATCATATATTTAATGAAGATTTTGGGCTTAAAGGGACTATTATTGTACTTATCCTTATTTCAATTTTAGCGTTTATCTCTGTATTTAGAGGAGTTAACAAAGGGATTAAAATCATTTCTACCTGGAATATCTATATCACGATAGGTCTTTTGTTTTTTGTCTTTCTGCAAAGTGATACTGTATCGATCATCTCACAATTCTTTACTTCATTATATCATTACATAATTGACTTTATTCCTCTTAGTTTGGCCTATGGCCAATATGATCCGGGAGAGGCATTTTTAACTGACTGGACATACTACTATTGGGCTTTTTGGTTAGCTTGGGCTCCATTTACAGGTATTTTTATTGCACGTATCTCAAAAGGGCGTACCATGAGAGAAATTATATTGGGTGTCCTTCTTGTACCTTCTCTGGGCACTTTTTTCTGGTTTACTACTTTTGGACAATCCGCTTTTCAGATTATTGAAAATTTTGGAGTGTATCAAGGACAGTTTGATAATGTATTTAGTTCTATTTTTATTTTCTTTGAAAACTATCCTTTTCAAGCATTCATAAATATATTAACCATCTTACTTCTTATAAGTTTTTTAGTAACTTCTCTGGATTCTGCAATTTTTGTACTAAGTATGTTTACCGATAACGGAAAACAAGAACCATCAAAGAAGCATCGGCTTATGTGGAGTATTATACTTACTATCTTTTCTATAGGCATCATTCTATTAGGAAATGCCAAATCAGATATCAATATTCTAATTGCAATGCAAAAACTCCTTATTATTACTTCACTACCTTTTTCATTACTTATGATAATAATGATTGTGCTATTCATTAGAGATTTTAGAAAAAAACAAGAAACTCATATCTCCTAATAATATGGTATTTTCAACGTTATATATGTCGTTATTATGATTATGATAAAGAAGATATTTCAAAAAAAATGGGTAAAATGGCTATTATATGCTATTGGTGGGTCAATTTTCTTCAGCATTTGCTTTTATGCTAGTATTTATTTTGGTTTTTGGGGTAAATTACCCAGCAAAGAAGAATTAAGTTCTTTAAAACAAGCAGAGGCTACTCAGGTCTTGGATAAAGATGGTCATATGATTGGTAAATATTACATCTATGACAGACAACCTATATCTTACGAAGATCTACCTCAGCACCTTATAGATGCACTAGTGGCTACAGAAGATATACGGTTCTACGAACATGATGGCGTAGATAACACTAGCCTGTTACGTGTGTTTTTTAAAACCATTTTGCTTAGAGATAAATCTTCGGGAGGAGGAAGTACTATAACGTTACAATTGGCAAAAAATCTCTTCGGAAGAAAAAAATATAAATTATTTAGCACCGTAATTAATAAACTAAAAGAATCTTTTGTTGCCAAAAGAATAGAAGATATCTATACAAAAAAGGAGATTCTTACACTATACTTTAATACCGTTCCGTTTCCAGACAATACCTATGGAATTGAGAGTGCTGCCCAGAAATTCTTTAATAAATCTACTCATCAATTAACACTATCAGAAGCAGCGACACTTATAGGAACATTAAAAGCCAACCATAGTTATAATCCACGACTTTTTCCTGAAAGAAGCCAGCTAAGAAGGGATGTTGTACTTCAACAGATGGTTAAATACGAGTATCTAAGCGCTCATCGATCAAATCAAACAATGAGCCAGCATATCATTATGGATTATCAGTATTTTAATCACGATCTTGGATTGGCACCTTATTTCAGAGAAGAAGTAAAAAAAGAATTGATCAACATCTTAGAAACGTATAAAAAACCAGATAGTACTGTTTATGATATCTATAATGATGGCCTGATTGTGCATACCACCTTGAATTACAAAATGCAAGTCTTAGCAGAAGAGGCTATGAAAGAACATATGCAAGTATTACAAAACGACTACGAAAAATCTTTTGGTAATAATGCCCCTTGGAAAAACAATAAAGATCTTGTCAATCATGCCATCAAAAATCTTGGGATCTATACTACATACAAAGAACAAGGGTTGACAGAAGCACAAATTAAAGATTCTCTTTCTGTAAAAAAAGACATTGAACTATTCGAATGGGATGGTAACATCACTAAAAAAACATCTACTCTGGATAGCATACAACATTATCTAAAATTTCTTAATACAGGAATGATTGCTATCGAACCAACAACGGGTGCAGTACAAGCATATCTGGGAGGGATTGATTATCGTTATTTTAAATATGACCATGTTTCGCAAAGCGAAAGACAGGTTGGATCGACCTTTAAACCATTTGTATATACTACTGCTATAGAAAATGGAATGAAGCCTTGTTCTTACTTTTCAACAAAAGAAATTACTTATACTAATTTGGAAAACTGGACACCTAAAAATGCATCAGAAGAAAATGACCCTTATCTTAATTTCACATTAGAAAAAGCATTAAGCAACTCTGTTAATACTATTGCTGTAAAAGTACTTAATGAGGTTGGTATTCCCAAAGTTGTAGATCAGGTAAAAAAACTTGGAATCACCGCTATACTATCTAAAGAACCGGCAATGGCACTAGGCACAGATGGTATTAAATTAAAAGAATTGGCAGGAGCATATGCCAGTTATGTAAATGAGAGCAAAAATGTGAAACCTTTTTATATATCAAGAATTGAGGATAAAGATGGACATTTAATTGCTTCTTTCGAACCCGAAATAGCCGAGGTTCCTGCTTATAGTGCTTACACTAAACAAGTGCTTTTAGAAATGATGAAATCTACCGTAGAACAAGGCACTGCAACCAGACTTAGGACTACCTATAAACTTAAAAATGATATTGCAGGTAAAACAGGAACTACTCAAGACAATAAGGATGGCTGGTTTGTAGGAATCACCCCAAATTTAGTGACAGTTACTTGGGTAGGAAATGACAACTACAACATTGGTTTTAAAACTACTGCTTTGGGACAAGGAGCTAATACTGCGTTACCGATTTTTGCCAAATTGTACCAAAAAATGAATCTGGATAGCACATTTGACCCTATTACAAAAAGTAAATTTAAAGAGAGCTCAAAAGAAATTTTAAAAGACTTGGATTGTAAACCCGAAAAAAGAGATAATTTCCTTAAACGTCTTTTTGGCAAAAAGAAGAAAAAGAAAGAGTTTAAGAAGAATTCTTGATAATATAGGAGTAGATTATTTACCCATTGTATTTTGATAGTGATAGTACATCCTTAATTTCTTCGTCTGCATTTCCTTCTGGCACAGGCGTTTCCTGTGAACGTCCAGAAAACAATAGAAATAACATAAATACGAGCGTGAATGATTTTTTCATAAATTATCATTTTTTATAAAGAATAAACACTACCTAATCAGTTTCTTATTCTAAAACCTTGTTTATTATTAAGAATTGCTAACCAAAAAATTCTTCATTCTGGTAATTTCATGGGGTGTTCATGCCAAATCATTTCTATTTTCCCTGTTTTTTTATACAGTGTATACCCTTCCGCTCCTCCGGTATAATCTTTTTTTTCCTGATGATGAGTTACTGTTAATTCGAAATAATTTGGAAGTTCTATAACTGAAATATCATCTTCTTCTTGACTGTTTTTTTTAAAATTAACAAGCATTTTCTGTTGCCTTTTATCATTCTTTTTCAGTTTTATAAGTTCTTTAATATCGAAAATATTATCACTAACTGATGTTTGTCCGTAACATTCTCTTTGAATTTGACCTATAAAAATAAATATTATGGTTATTGTTCTAATCATTATGATTTACACTCTAATACATTGGTGCTTCATCAAAAGTATATAAAATGTTTTATGGGTATTACACTGTTTTCAGTGAAAGTATGAAGTATACCTGTTTTCAAACTTTAATGACATATTAAAGTTTTTGGTAAAAAGAAGATGTTTTAGATTAAAACACACCTAGATTTATGAGTTATCACCTAGCTTATCCATATTTCTTTACCAGAAATGTATGTAGTTTAAAAGCCCCTACTCCTAATAAAATACTTATTGCCATACCAGTAACTATATCTCCTGGGTAGTGTACTCCCAAATAGATTCTACTATAACTTACAATAATTGACCATACTACCATAAATGGGAAGATATATTTTAGATGTTTTCGTAGAGTCAATCCTGTAAAAAAGGCTAATGCCATGGAGCTAGCTGCATGACCCGAAAAATACCCATGTCTCCCACAGCGTTCTGCAATAAAACGTGTAAACTCTGCCACTCCATCTGCCCTACATGGTCGTGGTCTCATAAAAAGTACGTTTTTGAATAGATTTGATAGTTGGTCGGTAGCAGTAATTAGTAATGCAACAACTATCAAGGTGATGACAGTACCTCTAATTCCAAAATATTTATAGAAAAAAACCAGTAATACCATATAGAGAGGAATTTGGTATAATTTCTCTGTCATGAATAACCAAAATCCATCCCATGCAGGTGAGCCCAGATTATTGAGATATAAAAAAAGATCTTTATCTAATTGTATAAGTTCTTCCATTCTTAAGATTTACTATTTTATTGGTCGTAACGTTCTATCTCACGATCATAAAAGTCATTAGCTGCTTGAAAAAGATTTTCTGCTTCTTCAAGTAATTCTTTTTCTTCACTTTTATCAAATTCTTCAAGCCATTCTACTTCATCATTTTCGAGATTGATAATAAACCTCGGAAACTCGGTATGAATTACAAAAATGGCATCTGGATAATCAGTATTATCACCTAATAAGAATTTTGGAAAGTCCATAATGAATACTTAAAATTACAAAGCTTCAAAGGTACTATCTTTTTTAGGGAAATCAGAAAATTATTATGCAACTACTATTCAATCTTAATTTCTACTCTGTTGTTTGATTCTGGATCCAAATTAGAATCTGCGGTAACAACAGGCATAGTATCTCCAGCCGCTATTATTTCGATTAAGGATTCGTCTATACCTTTTTCTACAAAATACTTTTTCACATTACTTGCCCTCATTGCAGACATGATTTCGTTTTCAAAAGATGAACCGGCATCATCTGCATGACCAATAATTTTAACGGTGCTTACTTTAAAAATAGTTACATATTGGATATAAGAATCTAATGCTTTTTTAATTTCTTTATATGCTTCACTTTCACCTACCAAAAATTCTACTGGCGAAAAATCAAGAGCCATATCACACACCTGATTAGATGTTAGATTTTTGGTATTCCTCATTTCCATTAATAAAACATCATCTACAAAATAGTAAGCTGTATCAAATCCTCCTCCTTTCACAGATTTTCCTTTTGGACTATCTGAGAAATACCCTAAAGAAATATATTTTTCTGTCCCTTTTGCTCTATATACTCCACAAACTTTAGTCCATCCTTTGGTATTACATACCAATTTTGAAGATTCTATATTTAGAGGAAATCTAGAGGTGGTGGTTATTTTTGGTCTTCTGGCTGTAAAATATGATCCAATGGATGAAGTACAGGAATTTGAGATTCCTTCTCCTAAAGAAACATACATATGAAAATAGTAATATTTACCTTTGGATAAGGGCTTTTTTAATTTGGCTGTTACTCCTTCTTTATAAGGTCCTCCAGCAATATACATTCCTACTTTACCCTCTCCTGTCCTAGGCTCTTGTGCCCCAAATTGCTTTAAGAAATTAGGTGCTTTATGAATAAATCTAATATCATCTAACCTTGGGTGGTAAGCATCTGGAGAGTTAATTGCAGGTTTCCAATCTTTAATAATTCCAAAATTTTGCATCTCCATATCTAATCGTGCAATGGCAGCATTTGTAGCTTCAAAACTAGGATTAGGAATAAGGTTTTGATTTTTACTATGAACAAAGTTTTGACTTATACTACTCTGGGTAACCAATATGGTAAGAACTACGAGCAGTAGACAAAATCTAGAATTTGGGACTCTCATATTTTGTATTCTGTTTTTTTGGAAAGATAGTTAATTATTCGTTAATACCAAATAAACGTAATAAGTATAAAAATGGTATTTGGTATTTGTTTTTATTTAAAAACTCACTTATAAACACCTGATTTTCAACACAAAAAAGAGGATGAAATTTTAGTTTTTTTGAATTAAATCTTTGGTCAAAGCATTAAATCTAAGATATAGTAGTAATGCAGAAACAGAAAGACCTACCAGCAATCCTATCCAAATCCCTGAGCTTTTATATTCGGTATATAATCCCAAATAATAACTAATAGGAAACCCTACTACCCAGTATGCGAAAAATGTAATTAAAGTAGGAATTTTAACGTCCTGTAGACCTCTCAAAGCTCCTAGTACGGTAACTTGTATCCCATCAGAAATCTGAAATAATGCAGCGATAATCAATAGTTTTGCTGCAATAGTAATCACCTCTGTATTATCTGCAAGGTTTTCAATATCTTTTACATCCAGATATATTCGAGGAAGTAAATCACTAAACAGAATAAAAAGTAAAGCAAACACAACTGCTAATAAAAAGGTTAGCAAAAATATT
Proteins encoded:
- a CDS encoding BCCT family transporter — its product is MKLDFKKNGLLYISLGILIFFSIFLYVFTLETYEGIESFSVYIRKRFGRFYLWLGLLCVLLLLILALSSWGKRRLGKDTDRPQFSRLAWISMLYSAGMGAGILLRAVQEPVFMMHNSPISNQVDSKTLALEYTFYQWGFTAWAFYAIFAIAVGYYLFVQSKKVLSSSAFSSIEHLVTSKRPRNIIFGSIDILAILTTVFGLVAAIGLGTTQIEGGLNHIFNEDFGLKGTIIVLILISILAFISVFRGVNKGIKIISTWNIYITIGLLFFVFLQSDTVSIISQFFTSLYHYIIDFIPLSLAYGQYDPGEAFLTDWTYYYWAFWLAWAPFTGIFIARISKGRTMREIILGVLLVPSLGTFFWFTTFGQSAFQIIENFGVYQGQFDNVFSSIFIFFENYPFQAFINILTILLLISFLVTSLDSAIFVLSMFTDNGKQEPSKKHRLMWSIILTIFSIGIILLGNAKSDINILIAMQKLLIITSLPFSLLMIIMIVLFIRDFRKKQETHIS
- a CDS encoding transglycosylase domain-containing protein: MIKKIFQKKWVKWLLYAIGGSIFFSICFYASIYFGFWGKLPSKEELSSLKQAEATQVLDKDGHMIGKYYIYDRQPISYEDLPQHLIDALVATEDIRFYEHDGVDNTSLLRVFFKTILLRDKSSGGGSTITLQLAKNLFGRKKYKLFSTVINKLKESFVAKRIEDIYTKKEILTLYFNTVPFPDNTYGIESAAQKFFNKSTHQLTLSEAATLIGTLKANHSYNPRLFPERSQLRRDVVLQQMVKYEYLSAHRSNQTMSQHIIMDYQYFNHDLGLAPYFREEVKKELINILETYKKPDSTVYDIYNDGLIVHTTLNYKMQVLAEEAMKEHMQVLQNDYEKSFGNNAPWKNNKDLVNHAIKNLGIYTTYKEQGLTEAQIKDSLSVKKDIELFEWDGNITKKTSTLDSIQHYLKFLNTGMIAIEPTTGAVQAYLGGIDYRYFKYDHVSQSERQVGSTFKPFVYTTAIENGMKPCSYFSTKEITYTNLENWTPKNASEENDPYLNFTLEKALSNSVNTIAVKVLNEVGIPKVVDQVKKLGITAILSKEPAMALGTDGIKLKELAGAYASYVNESKNVKPFYISRIEDKDGHLIASFEPEIAEVPAYSAYTKQVLLEMMKSTVEQGTATRLRTTYKLKNDIAGKTGTTQDNKDGWFVGITPNLVTVTWVGNDNYNIGFKTTALGQGANTALPIFAKLYQKMNLDSTFDPITKSKFKESSKEILKDLDCKPEKRDNFLKRLFGKKKKKKEFKKNS
- a CDS encoding phosphatase PAP2 family protein, encoding MEELIQLDKDLFLYLNNLGSPAWDGFWLFMTEKLYQIPLYMVLLVFFYKYFGIRGTVITLIVVALLITATDQLSNLFKNVLFMRPRPCRADGVAEFTRFIAERCGRHGYFSGHAASSMALAFFTGLTLRKHLKYIFPFMVVWSIIVSYSRIYLGVHYPGDIVTGMAISILLGVGAFKLHTFLVKKYG
- a CDS encoding OmpA family protein codes for the protein MRVPNSRFCLLLVVLTILVTQSSISQNFVHSKNQNLIPNPSFEATNAAIARLDMEMQNFGIIKDWKPAINSPDAYHPRLDDIRFIHKAPNFLKQFGAQEPRTGEGKVGMYIAGGPYKEGVTAKLKKPLSKGKYYYFHMYVSLGEGISNSCTSSIGSYFTARRPKITTTSRFPLNIESSKLVCNTKGWTKVCGVYRAKGTEKYISLGYFSDSPKGKSVKGGGFDTAYYFVDDVLLMEMRNTKNLTSNQVCDMALDFSPVEFLVGESEAYKEIKKALDSYIQYVTIFKVSTVKIIGHADDAGSSFENEIMSAMRASNVKKYFVEKGIDESLIEIIAAGDTMPVVTADSNLDPESNNRVEIKIE